The Nitrospira sp. genome includes a region encoding these proteins:
- the ppk1 gene encoding polyphosphate kinase 1, translating to MINQSAGPGEPAAERSEGIEKTSLFLNREISWLRFNLRVLEEAENKRHPLLERVKFLTIFATNLDEFFMIRVSGLRRQVVAATGGATPDGMTPSEQIVVINRELDAHFRRYSTCWREDILPALRDAGIRVLHYTELTSEESEAIQQYFQREISPVLTPLAFDPTHPFPHISNLSFNLAVLVKHPERGDCFARVKVPDTFPRLVPIPTHEDVALQQMGLGKTGKTQRFVWLDEVIANNLDELFPGLEVIASYPFRVTRDAEVAIEEDEASDLIEAMEEQLDQRDFTSAVRLELDASTPDHIRDILTRNLQLPPYLVYSNNSPIGMAGIRELYALERPDLKDPPFVPSVPSCLSKSSSLLAAIREQDILLYHPYDSFMPVVEFLREAAQDPDVLAIKQTLYRVNPKSPIIDALLEARVNGKQVAVLVELKARFDEENNIEWARKLEDEGVHVVYGVRGLKTHAKVCLIVRREPEGIRRYVHLGTGNYNVITSRIYTDASYFTCDAAICSDVSDLFNSLTGYSRKHSYSKLLVAPTMLRQQILARIERETCRHRQHGDGYIAFKMNALVDTQCIQALYDASQAGVRVDLQVRGICCLRPGLPGVSENITVTSVVGRFLEHARIYYFHHGGHKEVLMGSADLMPRNLDHRVEVIFPVENLQWREVIINEILGVGLRDNVQARRLLPDGTYERKEPADGETVVNSQDWLLAHWKSRP from the coding sequence ATGATCAATCAATCTGCTGGGCCAGGAGAACCGGCTGCCGAGCGTTCGGAGGGTATCGAAAAAACCAGTCTGTTTTTGAATCGAGAGATCAGTTGGTTGCGATTCAATTTGCGCGTCCTGGAAGAAGCGGAGAACAAGCGACATCCGCTCTTGGAGCGCGTCAAGTTTCTGACCATTTTCGCCACGAATCTGGATGAGTTCTTCATGATCCGGGTATCCGGTTTGCGTCGCCAAGTGGTGGCTGCGACGGGCGGAGCCACGCCGGACGGCATGACACCATCGGAGCAGATCGTGGTGATCAACCGAGAACTAGACGCTCACTTCAGGCGCTATAGCACGTGCTGGAGGGAAGACATACTCCCGGCCTTACGGGACGCAGGTATCCGTGTCCTGCATTACACGGAATTGACATCGGAGGAGAGCGAAGCGATCCAACAGTACTTTCAACGTGAGATCTCTCCCGTGCTCACGCCTCTGGCGTTTGATCCAACTCATCCGTTTCCGCATATCTCAAACCTGAGTTTCAACCTTGCGGTATTGGTCAAGCATCCTGAGCGTGGTGATTGCTTCGCTCGTGTGAAAGTGCCGGATACCTTTCCCCGACTCGTGCCTATTCCTACTCATGAAGACGTTGCTCTGCAACAGATGGGGTTGGGCAAGACGGGGAAGACGCAGCGATTTGTGTGGCTGGATGAGGTCATCGCCAACAATCTGGACGAGCTGTTTCCCGGTCTGGAAGTGATTGCTTCTTACCCGTTCCGTGTGACGAGAGATGCGGAAGTCGCCATTGAGGAAGATGAGGCCTCGGACCTCATCGAAGCCATGGAGGAGCAGCTCGATCAACGGGATTTCACCTCGGCCGTTCGATTGGAATTGGATGCATCGACGCCGGATCATATCCGCGACATCTTGACCCGCAACCTTCAACTCCCACCGTATCTGGTCTATTCCAATAATAGTCCGATCGGCATGGCCGGGATTCGAGAACTGTACGCACTTGAGCGGCCAGACTTGAAGGATCCTCCATTTGTGCCGTCTGTCCCGTCCTGCCTCAGCAAGTCAAGCAGCCTGCTCGCCGCGATTCGAGAGCAAGATATCCTCCTGTATCATCCCTATGACAGCTTTATGCCGGTCGTGGAGTTTCTGCGGGAAGCGGCACAGGATCCTGATGTTCTGGCCATCAAACAGACGCTCTATCGCGTCAACCCGAAGTCACCCATCATCGATGCGTTGCTGGAAGCCCGCGTCAACGGCAAGCAAGTGGCGGTGCTGGTCGAGCTCAAAGCTCGATTCGACGAGGAAAATAACATTGAATGGGCCCGGAAACTTGAAGATGAAGGGGTCCACGTCGTGTATGGCGTACGAGGGCTCAAGACGCATGCAAAGGTGTGTCTCATCGTGCGTCGCGAACCGGAAGGAATCCGACGCTACGTCCATCTCGGCACAGGAAACTATAATGTGATCACCAGTCGCATCTATACCGATGCGAGTTACTTCACGTGCGATGCCGCGATCTGCAGCGATGTGTCCGATCTCTTCAATTCCTTGACCGGATACTCCCGCAAGCATTCCTACTCCAAACTGCTCGTGGCGCCGACGATGTTACGGCAACAGATACTGGCTCGGATCGAGCGTGAGACCTGCCGTCATCGTCAACATGGTGATGGATATATCGCGTTCAAGATGAATGCATTGGTCGATACACAATGTATTCAGGCGCTCTATGACGCCTCGCAAGCCGGTGTCAGAGTTGACCTCCAGGTGCGCGGCATTTGTTGCCTGAGGCCGGGTCTCCCGGGGGTGAGTGAGAATATCACCGTGACGTCGGTGGTTGGACGGTTTCTGGAACATGCACGAATCTATTATTTTCACCACGGTGGTCACAAGGAAGTGTTGATGGGCAGTGCCGATCTGATGCCTCGCAACCTGGATCACCGGGTGGAAGTCATTTTTCCTGTTGAGAATCTTCAGTGGCGTGAAGTCATCATCAATGAGATTCTCGGTGTCGGGCTACGGGATAATGTGCAGGCAAGGCGGTTACTTCCCGATGGGACGTATGAGCGTAAGGAACCGGCAGACGGTGAAACGGTTGTGAATTCTCAGGACTGGCTATTGGCTCACTGGAAGTCTCGGCCATGA
- a CDS encoding response regulator, translating to MTSQRPKKILVVEDEPDIAELGRHYLEKEGFHPSIAKTGLEGLAFTRSLWPDLVILDLMLPQMDGFEVCKAAMEIAAAANWSESPERSHQLT from the coding sequence ATGACCTCACAACGTCCCAAAAAAATCCTCGTCGTCGAGGACGAACCAGATATCGCAGAGCTGGGCCGACACTATCTGGAGAAAGAAGGGTTTCACCCGAGTATCGCAAAGACGGGTCTTGAAGGACTCGCGTTTACAAGATCTCTGTGGCCCGATCTCGTGATTCTTGATCTCATGCTGCCACAGATGGATGGCTTTGAGGTGTGCAAGGCTGCTATGGAGATCGCTGCGGCTGCGAATTGGTCAGAATCGCCAGAAAGATCCCACCAACTTACCTGA